The genome window TGGAAACTCATTTATGGTGTCGCGAGGCAGGCAGGCCTGACGGATGCCGAGGCACAGGATGTGGTGCAGGAAACCGTCATTTCCGTGGCAAAAAAAATGGGAGCGTTCAAAACCGACCCGGCTTTCGGCTCGTTCAAGAGCTGGTTGCTCCAGATCACGCGCCGGCGAATCGTCGATCAGTTCCGCAAGCGGCCGCGCCAAATCGAGTTCAGAAAGGGCCGCACGGACGGCACAGCCCGCACGCCCACGTTGGAAGCGATTCCCGACCCGGGCGCCCAGGAGTTGGAAACGATCTGGCAGGAGGAGTGGCGGCGCAACCTGGTGGACGTGGCGTTAGGAAGAGTGAAGCGGCTTGTCAGCTCGAAACAGTTTCTGCTGTTCCACCAACAGGCGTTCAAACAATGGCCGCCGCGAAAAGTCGCCGCGAAATACGGGGTGAGCATGGCGCAGGTTTACATGGCCAAATACCGCGTTGCGGGCATCCTCAAACGCGAAATCAAGAAACTGGAGCAACGGCTCTCCCGGTAAAAGCTGTTGCGGCAATTCACGGAAAGATTTAACAAGGATCCGTTCCGCACAAGTTATGTCCGAAGCTGTGGCACGGTCAGGTGTTCCCGATGGGTCCACGACTTCGGCGGGTCGTTCCCCAAGTCGGGCTATCCGCCCCCCGCCGCGCATTCCCGATTATGAACTCCTGCGCCGCATCGGCCACGGCAGTTACGGGGACGTCTGGATTGCGCGGAGCGCCACCGGAGCATATCGTGCGGTCAAGATCGTTTATCGCGATACTTTCGGGAGCAGCCGACCCTTCGAACGCGAATTTGAAGGCATTCGAAGATTTGAACCCATTTCGCGCCTGCACACGAGTCAGGTGGACATCCTCCACGTCGGGCGCACCGACGGTTGTTTCTATTACGTGATGGAACTCGCGGACGACTGCGCGGAAGGCCAGCGCATCGATCCCGAGCATTACTCGCCCCGAACGGTGCGGAGTGAAATAGCGCGCCGGGGCAGTCTGCCCTGGGAGGAATGCCTGCACATTGGACTTTCACTGACGATGGCGCTGGAAAATCTGCACGGACACGGTCTCGTCCACCGCGACATCAAGCCATCGAACATTATTTTTGTAAACGGCGTCCCCAAACTCGCTGACATCGGGCTCGTGACCCGGGCCGACGCGACCATTTCCTTTGCCGGCACGGAAGGTTACATCCCGCCGGAAGGCCCCGGAACCGTTGCTGCCGATCTCTACAGTCTGGGCAAGGTCCTCTATGAGATCTCAACCGGCAAGGACCGACAGGACTTTCCCGAACCACCAACCTTGTGGGACGGAATCTCGAACGAGCGCCTCTGGCGGGAGTGGCACGAAGTGCTGCTGAAAGCCGGCGAGCCGAACCCGCAGTTGCGCTACAGGACGGCGGCGGAACTGCGATCCGATCTGGCGTTGCTGCAAAGCGGTAAATCGGTCAAACGCGTGCATCTTCTGGAAAAGCGACTGGCGCATTTGACCAAAGCCGGTTCAGTCATCGGCATGGTCGCGGTGCTGGCAATGGCCGGGTATTTCTACCAGCAGCGTCAGACCGCACGCGTGCAGAAGCTGGTGCGCGAGGAAATGCGACAGCGCAAGCGGGCCGAGGAAGCCCTGCTGAAATTGGAGATTCAAAAGTCCGACGAACTTTTGCGCAGCGATGATTCAAGCGCCGGCCTTGCCTATCTGGCGCGACTTTTGCGGAATGATCCATCCAACCGCATCGCCGCGGAAAGACTTTTTTCTGCGCTCACACAGCGGACATTCGCCCGACCGGTCGTCGGCCCGATCAAACACGAGAAGGAGATTCTCTATGTGCAGTTCAGTCCGGATGGTCAATCCGTGCTGACGGCCTCGGCCGACCAGACCGCGCGCATCTGGGACGCCGGGACCGGACGTCCGTTGACTGCACCGCTTTCCCATCAGAACGCGGTTTGGTATGCGGAGTTCAGTCCGGACGGACGGCGGGTCGTCACCGCTTCGTTCGACAAGTCCGCACGGATTTGGGACGCCGCTTCGGGGAAACCGGTGACGCAACCACTCCGTCACAAAGACAAATTATGGTCGGCCTGCTTCAACCCGGCGGGCGATCAGGTGGTCACCGCCTCCGAGGACGGAACGGCTCAAATCTGGGCTGCGGCAACCGGCGAGGCCGTCGCGGTCCCGATGCGACATCGTGCCAGCGTGAACGCTGCGCAGTTCAGTCCGGACGGCGCGATCATTGTGACGGCTTCGGACGACCACACCGCTCGTCTCTGGGACGCACGGACCGGGCGGGAGATCGTCGCGCCGCTCGAACACGCCGCGCCGGTCCGGTGCGCGCGTTTCAGCCCGGACGGACGGCTCGTCGTGACCGCCTCCGAAGATGGGACAGCAGCCCTCTGGGAAACGCGATCGGGGCGGCGCGTCGGTCGTCCACTTAGGCACGCTGCCGCAGTTGTATTTGCCCGGTTCAGCACAGATGGTCAGCACGTCGTGACCGCTTCAGCGGATCGGACTGCAAGAATTTGGGATGCCGAGACCGACCAGATGATCGGCGGGCCACTGCGACACTTTGGCTACGTTCGTTTCGCGGAGTTCAGTCCGGACAATCAAAGAATCGTGACGGTTTCGACTGATCGGACCGCCAGAATCTGGAGCGCAACCACCGGGGTTCCGCTGTTCGAGCCGATGCACCTGGGTGGCGAGGTCAAGGCCGCAAAGTTCAGTCCGGATGGTTCGAGGATCGTGACAGCTGATTCGAGCGGCGCAGCGTTGATCTGGAACGTCAGATCATCTCAGGCGGCAAACCGTGGCGCCCGGCACCAAAGCGCGGTGAACTCCGTCTGTTTCAGTCGGGACGGCCGGCGCGTGATCACGTCCTCAGACGACAGAACGGCCCGTATCTGGGACGCGTCCTCCGCGCGCGAGTTGATTCCGCCGCTCCAACACTCCGCCGCAGTCCTCGCAGCGTTGTTCAGTCGCGACGGCCAGCGCGCGATTACGTCTTCCGCCGATGGAACCGTTCATCTCTGGGACCTGCGCACGGGTCGTGACCTGGTGAAACCATTCCGCCATGACGCCGCAGTCCGCATCGTCAAATTCGATTCCCGGGAAGAGCACATCCTGACAGCAGACGACAACGGGACTGTTCGTGTCCGGGATGCCCGGACAGGAAGGGAGGTGATGGGTGCGCTTCATTA of Candidatus Angelobacter sp. contains these proteins:
- a CDS encoding sigma-70 family RNA polymerase sigma factor, coding for MPSNPDDTIPTRQSLLERLKNWEDQTGWQDFFHTYWKLIYGVARQAGLTDAEAQDVVQETVISVAKKMGAFKTDPAFGSFKSWLLQITRRRIVDQFRKRPRQIEFRKGRTDGTARTPTLEAIPDPGAQELETIWQEEWRRNLVDVALGRVKRLVSSKQFLLFHQQAFKQWPPRKVAAKYGVSMAQVYMAKYRVAGILKREIKKLEQRLSR
- a CDS encoding protein kinase, yielding MSEAVARSGVPDGSTTSAGRSPSRAIRPPPRIPDYELLRRIGHGSYGDVWIARSATGAYRAVKIVYRDTFGSSRPFEREFEGIRRFEPISRLHTSQVDILHVGRTDGCFYYVMELADDCAEGQRIDPEHYSPRTVRSEIARRGSLPWEECLHIGLSLTMALENLHGHGLVHRDIKPSNIIFVNGVPKLADIGLVTRADATISFAGTEGYIPPEGPGTVAADLYSLGKVLYEISTGKDRQDFPEPPTLWDGISNERLWREWHEVLLKAGEPNPQLRYRTAAELRSDLALLQSGKSVKRVHLLEKRLAHLTKAGSVIGMVAVLAMAGYFYQQRQTARVQKLVREEMRQRKRAEEALLKLEIQKSDELLRSDDSSAGLAYLARLLRNDPSNRIAAERLFSALTQRTFARPVVGPIKHEKEILYVQFSPDGQSVLTASADQTARIWDAGTGRPLTAPLSHQNAVWYAEFSPDGRRVVTASFDKSARIWDAASGKPVTQPLRHKDKLWSACFNPAGDQVVTASEDGTAQIWAAATGEAVAVPMRHRASVNAAQFSPDGAIIVTASDDHTARLWDARTGREIVAPLEHAAPVRCARFSPDGRLVVTASEDGTAALWETRSGRRVGRPLRHAAAVVFARFSTDGQHVVTASADRTARIWDAETDQMIGGPLRHFGYVRFAEFSPDNQRIVTVSTDRTARIWSATTGVPLFEPMHLGGEVKAAKFSPDGSRIVTADSSGAALIWNVRSSQAANRGARHQSAVNSVCFSRDGRRVITSSDDRTARIWDASSARELIPPLQHSAAVLAALFSRDGQRAITSSADGTVHLWDLRTGRDLVKPFRHDAAVRIVKFDSREEHILTADDNGTVRVRDARTGREVMGALHYSSEIRAAQFSRDGGRVIACASDNWAQIWNVATGRPSSEPLRHGNVVWHAEFSPDGHRAVTASSDGTARIWDSVSGREAAKPLRHSGRVRFARFSPDGKRIVTICPDNTATIWNVAECRVAAEPIKHGGEILCVEFSPDGRRILTASRDHTARVWDTFTGLPLSEPFQHAAAVTCAAFSPDGQRIVTACQDGLWRIWDVPDATLPTPDWLSRLAEALAGQRLDEAQITCPAIEEFLGLKKTVAESSSVDLYTTWARELLRD